The sequence below is a genomic window from Wyeomyia smithii strain HCP4-BCI-WySm-NY-G18 chromosome 1, ASM2978416v1, whole genome shotgun sequence.
GGTATACGtgtaatttcacaaaaaaaaaaatataccataGCATTAAATGCtattttcaattgtcattttcgatttgactgaaactttgcataggtgTTTTATTGGCAAAAGATGCCACTTTCtgctgttcttttttttttttaactccgaCAGAAGCAATATGATCAGAATTGCTAGTTTAAATTGCGATCGAACTGTATTATAACCATACATTTTGATTCTGATTCAACTAGCAATCCTGATTATGGGTGATATTAAAGAAACTTTGACGAGCAGCTTGTCTCATTGGAAATACATGGTCGCGTTGAGTCTACTCGACTCCTGTAATGGTATCAGTTCAAAACTCTGTCGTGAGACAATGAAAGCAGCTCAGTATCTGAACAATTTATTTTAACAGCTGAATGTTCACATTCGTAGAATCCACAACAGCAGTCACGAGCGGAGTCATCAGACTAGATGAAACTGCGATATTTATCTTGTTTGTGCGATGGTTTTAGGCTAGCTTTATTTTGAATTATCCAACCGTGAAATGTTCAATACAGTATGTAAACTACCGGCAGACTAAATTTCCCCGGCATCACTTCCTTCCTGGGAATCTTCATAGTTGTAATATCCGATGGCTTTTTTCCGCTCCCGTCgtttgttttttgcttttccTCCTGTCATAATTGCTTTCCTCGTAGCTGAAGCTTCTTCCGTGTCTTCCTCACAGACGCGATCTGACGTTGGTTCATTCAATTTTTGGGCCTTCGTTGACTTCGTCTTGGCTTTACCGTTCTCTACAGGTTCCTCACTATGTTCGACTGCAGGACATTCTTCTGCTTTGTTTTCCACAACTTCAGCAGCCTCTGTCGTTTCCCTTTCTTTCTGCTTTTTTACAAGTTCCACCAAATATTTGTAGCGAGCTATGCATTCCTCCCTGGACTTCCCGGGTACGTTGTTGGCAATCTTTTGCCAGCGATCGGCAGATCCACTTTTTGGATATTTCTGAATAGCTGTTTCCAGTGCCGCCTGTTCTGCTTGCGTCCAGCTAGTAATAACATCCGCTTCATCCGCCAAGATCGTTTCAGTCTTTTTCGTCTTCACTTTCTGCTTACTAGCTTCCTGCACGATAATTTCCGCCACGCTATCGGTTTGGCCGGTTACCTTATATCCACTTTCCTTCATCTTAGCTGCCATATAGGTTACTTCCGACACCGAACGACCCATCATTTCCGCTATGATCTCCCATCGGTCGGTCGTGCCACCGGGATATTTTTTCACCAATCGCACTAATTCAATCAAATCCTCCTCAGTCCATAGACCACCACTAACCACCGGTTTAGCTCCAGGACGACCCTTTTCAGTCATAGTGCACTCCTCTGGGGTTTTACTTATAATACTCTGCGTATATGCGGCCAACTCTTCATCCGTCTTCTCTGGAGCAACAAATTTCTTATTCCGTCGCCGTAAAATGCGGTTTTCTTTCTCGCGAGCACGCTCTTCTTCTAACTTGCGCTGAagctcttcttcttctttttccctGTAGCGGACACAATATTAATGCAATGTTTAAATACAATTTCATGAAACTTACTTTAGCTTGCGCTCATCCtctatttttttctgctctGCATAAAACTTCACAGCGGACCTAACAGCTCCTGGAGTACCCGTAACGGTACGCCAGATCCATATTGGAATTTGGAATGGTAACGTGTTCCATACGCTGGGAGTCGGAATTTCCTTCAATATCATATCGATATCGAcattcgttttatttttcttctgcaGCTTTTTCAGTTTAGTCCCGAACAGTTGCTCCTATGAAATCGGTAACGTTAAAACATGCCAAACTAACAGATTTACATTCAAACTTACGGCGGTGTACTTTTTTTCAGCATAAGCTGCCCAAGCTATGAAATACTGCATTACAGTTGCCACGATCAGACAAATAGCGGCACCCTCGGCCAATCCAACCTGTCGTACACG
It includes:
- the LOC129717710 gene encoding uncharacterized protein F54F2.9 — protein: MAAYRLVSVLLVLIGLLHYSSAHGWGSDDMEIFDLVEEVNENFYALMQINQNATSQEIKRAFRTLSVVMHPDKSDAEDANIKFRNLVAVYEVLKDAGKREKYDRVLKEGLPNWKSALYYYRRVRQVGLAEGAAICLIVATVMQYFIAWAAYAEKKYTAEQLFGTKLKKLQKKNKTNVDIDMILKEIPTPSVWNTLPFQIPIWIWRTVTGTPGAVRSAVKFYAEQKKIEDERKLKEKEEEELQRKLEEERAREKENRILRRRNKKFVAPEKTDEELAAYTQSIISKTPEECTMTEKGRPGAKPVVSGGLWTEEDLIELVRLVKKYPGGTTDRWEIIAEMMGRSVSEVTYMAAKMKESGYKVTGQTDSVAEIIVQEASKQKVKTKKTETILADEADVITSWTQAEQAALETAIQKYPKSGSADRWQKIANNVPGKSREECIARYKYLVELVKKQKERETTEAAEVVENKAEECPAVEHSEEPVENGKAKTKSTKAQKLNEPTSDRVCEEDTEEASATRKAIMTGGKAKNKRRERKKAIGYYNYEDSQEGSDAGEI